A window from Chitinophaga filiformis encodes these proteins:
- a CDS encoding DUF5777 family beta-barrel protein — translation MKHISLLFLGCCLGLNTFAQENLEALVAKDEVKTHEPVIATYKSTRIIQGHSPETLKKRELDFRVAHHFGDLGGEFGGTKTFFGMDNSADVRIAFEYGITDRLMAGIGRTKGSGSLTQLYEGLAKYKLLQQTTDDHMPVTIALFGNAVVSAMTSSETVSDASYFGKFTDRLSYTGQVIIARKFNRNLSLTLLPTLVHRNRVGYLDENDIFALGAGGRLKFSKRIGLLVEYFYPFRSQESNDYFKEQGRKLYNPLAVGLEIETGGHVFHVNFTNSTAILENQFIPETTTSWLQGQFRWGFNISRRFSL, via the coding sequence ATGAAACATATCTCTCTGCTGTTCCTGGGCTGTTGCCTGGGACTGAACACCTTTGCCCAGGAAAATCTGGAAGCCCTGGTGGCAAAAGACGAAGTGAAAACGCATGAGCCGGTGATAGCCACTTATAAGTCCACCCGTATTATCCAGGGACATTCTCCTGAAACACTGAAAAAGCGCGAACTTGACTTCAGGGTGGCGCACCATTTCGGCGATCTTGGTGGTGAATTTGGCGGTACCAAAACCTTCTTTGGAATGGACAACTCAGCCGATGTCCGTATTGCGTTCGAGTATGGCATTACAGACCGTCTGATGGCAGGTATCGGGCGTACTAAAGGCTCCGGCAGCCTTACCCAGTTGTATGAAGGATTAGCGAAATATAAGCTGCTGCAACAAACTACTGACGATCATATGCCTGTGACCATCGCCCTGTTTGGTAATGCTGTTGTGAGCGCCATGACTTCCAGCGAAACGGTTTCAGATGCAAGCTACTTCGGTAAATTCACTGATCGCCTTTCTTATACCGGTCAGGTCATCATTGCCCGGAAATTCAACCGTAATCTTTCCCTGACCCTGTTACCGACCCTGGTACACCGCAACCGGGTAGGCTACCTGGATGAAAATGACATTTTCGCATTAGGAGCAGGTGGACGGCTCAAGTTTTCGAAACGTATCGGCCTGCTGGTAGAGTATTTCTATCCCTTCCGCAGCCAGGAAAGCAATGACTATTTTAAAGAACAGGGCCGGAAACTGTATAATCCATTGGCTGTAGGGCTGGAAATTGAAACCGGCGGTCACGTATTCCATGTGAACTTTACCAATTCAACAGCTATCCTGGAAAACCAGTTCATCCCTGAAACTACTACTTCCTGGTTACAGGGACAGTTCCGTTGGGGATTCAATATTTCCAGGAGATTCTCTCTGTGA
- a CDS encoding YceI family protein yields MKQIITMFAGLFLAHAGFAQDVFTCRNTALSFFSATPVEDIDATSDKGVSAINLKTGEVYFKVAVNTFKFKKQLMEEHFNENYLESDKYPHAVFKGKLVSPPDLHKDGTYEVLVDGTLSLHGVDKTYREKATIIVKDGKPAANARFNVKLADHHIKIPTLVIKNIAEVVEVTVKAAYTIAS; encoded by the coding sequence ATGAAACAGATCATTACAATGTTTGCAGGGTTGTTCCTTGCCCACGCAGGCTTTGCACAGGATGTGTTCACCTGCCGGAACACTGCATTATCTTTTTTTTCAGCCACCCCCGTAGAGGACATTGACGCTACTTCAGATAAGGGCGTTTCCGCTATCAACCTGAAAACGGGCGAAGTATATTTTAAGGTGGCTGTTAACACATTCAAGTTTAAGAAACAGCTCATGGAAGAGCATTTCAATGAGAATTACCTGGAGAGCGATAAATATCCTCATGCCGTTTTTAAAGGCAAGCTGGTATCTCCTCCCGATCTGCATAAAGACGGTACTTACGAAGTACTGGTAGATGGTACGCTGTCCCTCCATGGTGTAGATAAGACTTACCGTGAAAAGGCGACTATTATAGTCAAAGACGGGAAACCGGCGGCTAACGCCAGGTTCAATGTGAAGCTGGCCGACCATCATATCAAAATACCTACATTGGTTATCAAAAATATCGCGGAAGTAGTGGAAGTAACTGTGAAAGCTGCCTATACTATTGCATCCTGA
- a CDS encoding UDP-N-acetylmuramoyl-tripeptide--D-alanyl-D-alanine ligase → MNIEQLYDIYKQYPSIQTDTRQLKAGDIFFALKGPNFNGNTYAAAALEKGAAFAVIDEEAYYTQPEKMMLTSDVLETLQQLALHHRQNLDIPFLAITGTNGKTTTKELVSTVLASAFKTTATAGNLNNHIGVPLTILRIPSDAAIAVIEMGANHEHEIESYCKIARPTHGIITNIGKAHLEGFGSEEGVRRAKGELYDFLRQNKGTVFVCNEYPYLLDMSKGIATVITYGQQSADYTGQPLADSALLSVKVTSHEDIGQIDSQLVGAYNFPNVMAAVAVGLHFGVPAEKIRSSIAAYAPSNNRSQVIKQGSNTVIMDAYNANPSSMKAAIENFAGITAAKKVLLLGAMMELGADSVKEHQALVDLLQRTHWHAVVLVGGDFIKTNHPYIFLENASAAASWLQQQQFTDTYLLIKGSRSMGMEKVIL, encoded by the coding sequence ATGAACATTGAGCAGCTTTACGACATTTATAAGCAATACCCATCTATACAGACAGACACCAGACAGCTTAAGGCAGGTGATATATTCTTTGCATTGAAAGGGCCTAATTTCAATGGGAATACCTATGCAGCAGCCGCACTTGAAAAGGGCGCCGCATTTGCAGTAATAGATGAGGAGGCCTATTATACCCAGCCGGAAAAAATGATGCTGACCTCAGATGTGCTGGAGACCCTGCAACAACTGGCGCTACATCACAGGCAAAACCTGGACATTCCTTTCCTGGCCATCACAGGCACTAACGGGAAAACGACTACGAAAGAGCTTGTCAGCACAGTACTGGCATCCGCATTTAAGACCACCGCGACTGCCGGTAATCTCAATAATCACATAGGCGTTCCGCTGACCATACTCCGCATTCCGTCTGATGCAGCCATTGCCGTTATCGAAATGGGAGCCAATCATGAACATGAGATCGAGAGTTATTGTAAAATAGCCAGGCCAACGCATGGTATTATCACCAATATAGGGAAGGCACATCTGGAAGGCTTTGGCAGCGAAGAGGGTGTACGCAGGGCGAAAGGCGAGCTGTATGATTTCCTGCGGCAGAATAAGGGGACAGTGTTTGTGTGCAATGAATATCCTTATCTGCTGGATATGAGCAAAGGCATTGCTACTGTTATTACTTATGGACAACAGTCAGCAGATTATACCGGCCAGCCACTGGCAGACAGTGCGTTACTGAGCGTAAAGGTTACCAGCCACGAAGACATCGGGCAGATCGACAGCCAGCTGGTAGGTGCGTACAATTTCCCGAATGTGATGGCCGCTGTGGCAGTTGGACTGCACTTCGGGGTACCTGCTGAAAAGATCAGGAGCTCTATTGCAGCATATGCACCTTCCAACAACCGTTCACAGGTGATAAAGCAGGGCAGCAACACGGTGATCATGGATGCTTACAATGCGAACCCTTCAAGTATGAAAGCAGCTATAGAGAACTTTGCCGGTATTACTGCTGCAAAGAAAGTATTGTTGCTGGGCGCGATGATGGAGCTGGGCGCTGATAGTGTAAAAGAACATCAGGCACTGGTTGACCTGTTGCAGCGCACACACTGGCATGCAGTAGTACTGGTGGGAGGCGATTTTATTAAAACCAATCATCCTTATATATTTCTTGAAAATGCAAGCGCGGCGGCTTCCTGGC